A genomic stretch from Setaria italica strain Yugu1 chromosome VII, Setaria_italica_v2.0, whole genome shotgun sequence includes:
- the LOC101758038 gene encoding probable cation transporter HKT7 — MAGAHKLGELLHHLRQCSAAALDRAMSLVCSLSQAYAEHRVTERVARSRRTLDGQVWRAAVDGAARLNSLLIHVVYFVALSCAGWGLLSALKVRAPHGSPRGIDMFFTAVSAATVSSMSAVEMEVFSNGQLLIITALMFAGGEVFISLVGLASKWSKLRKQIINRSQRVESHDDGVELETPAAIAAEAEAAADADDERSSMTITTVTEDHTGPVVDAKMLRLNAVRSMFYIVLAILLVVHVVGAVAVAVYMHAAPGARQTLRRKALNVWTFAVFTTVSTFSSCGLVKARSLARPTMAGAHKLGELLHHLRQCSAAALDRAMSLVCSLSQAYAEHQVTERVARSRRTLGGQVWRAAVDVAARLNSLLIHVVYFVALSCAGWGLLSALKVRAPHGSPRGIDMFFTAVSAATVSSMSAVEMEVFSNGQLLIITALMFAGGEVFISLVGLSSKWSKLRKRIINRSQRVESHDDGVELETPAAIAAEAEAAADADDERSSMTITTVTEDHTGPVVDSKMLRLNAVRSMFYIVLAILLVVHVVGAVAVAVYMHAAPGARQTLRRKALNVWTFAVFTTVSTFSSCGFMPTNENMMVFSRDVPLQLLLVPQALVGNTLFPPLLAACVWAAAAATRRQDLAEMARKGSGEDLLPARRCWMLAGTVAWFLAVQVALVCAMEWGGALQGLSSGEKVANALFLAVNSRHTGESTLDLSTLAPAILVLFVLMMYLPPYTTWFPFEENSTTRDHSTESQGIRFLKSTVLSQLSYLTIFVIAICITERRKLKEDPLNFNVLSIIVEVVSAYGNVGFSMGYSCSRQINPDQLCTDRWTGFAGRWSDSGKLILIIVMFFGRLKKFSMKGGKAWKLS, encoded by the exons ATGGCCGGAGCACACAAGCTTGGCGAGCTCTTGCACCACCTGCGCCAGTGCTCGGCGGCCGCGCTCGACCGCGCAATGTCCCTGGTGTGCTCGCTCTCCCAGGCCTACGCGGAGCACCGGGTGACGGAGCGCGTGGCGCGGTCGCGGCGCACGCTCGACGGCCAGGtgtggcgcgccgccgtcgacggcgcGGCGCGCCTCAACTCGCTCCTCATCCATGTCGTCTACTTCGTCGCCCTCTCCTGCGCCGGATGGGGCCTCCTCTCGGCGCTCAAGGTGCGGGCGCCCCACGGGAGCCCCCGCGGCATCGACATGTTCTTCACCGCCGTGTCGGCCGCGACGGTGTCGAGCATGTCCGCCGTCGAGATGGAGGTGTTCTCCAACGGCCAGCTCCTGATCATCACCGCGCTCAtgttcgccggcggcgaggtgttCATATCGCTCGTGGGGCTCGCGTCCAAATGGTCCAAGCTGAGGAAGCAGATCATAAACAGGTCCCAGCGCGTCGAGAGCCacgacgacggcgtcgagcTCGAGACGCCGGCAGccatcgccgccgaggccgaggccgctgCCGACGCCGATGACGAGAGGTCGTCGATGACGATCACCACCGTCACCGAAGATCACACCGGCCCGGTGGTGGACGCGAAGATGCTGCGGCTCAACGCGGTGCGCTCCATGTTCTACATCGTCCTGGCCATCCTCCTCGTGGTGCACGTCGtgggcgccgtcgccgtggcgGTGTACATGCACGCGGCGCCCGGCGCGCGGCAGACCCTGCGGCGCAAGGCCCTGAACGTGTGGACCTTCGCTGTGTTCACGACGGTGTCCACGTTCTCCAGCTGCGGGTTGGTGAAGGCTCGCAGT CTCGCACGTCCCACAATGGCCGGAGCACACAAGCTTGGCGAGCTCTTGCACCACCTGCGCCAGTGCTCGGCGGCCGCGCTCGACCGAGCAATGTCCCTGGTGTGCTCGCTCTCCCAGGCCTACGCGGAGCACCAGGTGACGGAGCGCGTGGCGCGGTCGCGGCGCACGCTCGGCGGCCAGGtgtggcgcgccgccgtcgacgtcgcGGCGCGCCTCAACTCGCTCCTCATCCATGTCGTCTACTTCGTCGCCCTCTCCTGCGCCGGATGGGGCCTCCTCTCGGCGCTCAAGGTGCGGGCGCCCCACGGGAGCCCCCGCGGCATCGACATGTTCTTCACCGCCGTGTCGGCCGCGACGGTGTCGAGCATGTCCGCCGTCGAGATGGAGGTGTTCTCCAACGGCCAGCTCCTGATCATCACCGCGCTCAtgttcgccggcggcgaggtgttCATATCGCTCGTGGGGCTCTCGTCCAAATGGTCCAAGCTGAGGAAGCGGATCATAAACAGGTCCCAGCGCGTCGAGAGCCacgacgacggcgtcgagcTCGAGACGCCGGCAGccatcgccgccgaggccgaggccgctgCCGACGCCGATGACGAGAGGTCGTCGATGACGATCACCACCGTCACCGAAGATCACACCGGCCCGGTGGTGGACTCGAAGATGCTGCGGCTCAACGCGGTGCGCTCCATGTTCTACATCGTCCTGGCCATCCTCCTCGTGGTGCACGTCGtgggcgccgtcgccgtggcgGTGTACATGCACGCGGCGCCCGGCGCGCGGCAGACCCTGCGGCGCAAGGCCCTGAACGTGTGGACCTTCGCTGTGTTCACGACGGTGTCCACGTTCTCCAGCTGCGGGTTCATGCCGACGAACGAGAACATGATGGTATTCAGCCGGGACGtgccgctgcagctgctgctcgtCCCGCAGGCGCTGGTGGGGAACACGCTGTTCCCGCCGCTGCTGGCGGCGTGcgtgtgggcggcggcggcggcgacgcggcggcaggaCCTCGCGGAGATGGCCCGGAAGGGCAGCGGCGAGGACCTGCTCCCGGCGCGGCGGTGCTGGATGCTGGCCGGGACGGTGGCGTGGTTCCTCGCCGTGCAGGTGGCGCTGGTGTGCGCGATGGAGTGGGGCGGCGCGCTGCAGGGTCTGAGCTCCGGGGAGAAGGTGGCGAACGCGCTGTTCCTCGCCGTGAACTCCCGGCACACCGGCGAGTCCACCCTCGACCTCTCCACGCTCGCGCCGGCCATCCTCGTGCTCTTCGTCCTCATGAT GTATCTACCTCCATACACAACATGGTTTCCATTTGAAGAGAATTCAACCACAAGGGATCATTCCACGGAGAGCCAGGGAATCAGGTTTCTCAAGAGCACAGTTTTATCACAACTCTCCTACCTGACAATCTTTGTCATCGCCATCTGCATCACTGAGAGGAGAAAGCTCAAAGAAGATCCCCTCAACTTCAATGTGCTCAGCATTATCGTTGAAGTCGTTAG TGCTTATGGAAATGTGGGGTTTTCAATGGGCTACAGCTGCAGCAGACAGATCAATCCTGACCAACTCTGTACAGATAGATGGACTGGTTTCGCCGGGAGGTGGAGTGACTCTGGCAAACTCATACTAATTATCGTGATGTTCTTTGGGAGGCTTAAGAAGTTCAGCATGAAAGGAGGCAAAGCCTGGAAGCTTAGTTAA